GCGTGACGCCGAGTTTCTGCCCCAAGGTAGTCACGATGTGAATAGTATTTTCTCCCATTTGTTCAGGAACGCTAGAAATTTCAATGTCGTTGTGTAGCATATCCTGGTCACGATCATTTAAGTCGTTTTTCAGCTGAGCTATGGTTTCTAACAAAGAGGCCTCAGTACTATTACTGCTATGCCCATTAGAATGTACGTTCTGGGCCTCTAGGGCTTCCACCCGGGAACACAaattatcaattcggttgtcgCAACTGTCCATCCTTGACGACATGCCAGTTAGTCTCGTGTGAAGAGCCTGAATATTGAGATTCATCGTCCGCATTTCCTCGCGTATTAGACGAAATTCCGCCACTAATTGCTGAACATCGGTTAAACATGCGGTGTTTATTGTCGCGTCAAACCTGGTGGTATCATTCAAGTGATGACTGTCCGTGAACGACATTTCCATGGCCGAATTGTCAGGCTCATGGGACACTGCAGCGCGAGGGCGGGCGGCCCCACGATGCATAGTTACATTGTCGTTTGCGCCCCGTACCGGTGTGTTTGTATTGTCCGACCTAGGTTCAGCACTTTTACATTCCACACACTTCCATGTATAATTTCGGTCCATAACAATTTGTATATAGTCTGGGGAAACATTCGCACAGATGAGACAATAAGGTCGATGGCAGTTACAGCAGTTTAAAAAACTTTTATCGTTTACTGCATTTAAACATCCAGCGCAGTTTGCCATTGCAGAGTGTTTTATATGCGTTAGTAATAAGGTTCAGTTTTCGATGCCTGTCACTGACACTGAGCCAATGCGCATGCGCAGGATGCTAACAGCTGATTTGTTGACAGCTCGTCAGCTGACCCGCACAAAGAGTGTTTACAAAGTCCGGTTAGAATGATTTTAAccgtaattattttattacacgtTAACGTTTTCGCACTTAACACTGTTTATTTCGTTAACCACTGATGTTAGTCACTTAATTATACACCGTTGGAgtttataaatcaattttatACTAGGTTTTAGCGCAAAACTCACGGAGCGATCGAAACGTACGTCTGACCGTACTGACGTCACCGAACCGGTCTCCTATATATTGGACGATGTTGTAAATAAATCGGCTTAACCTCCTAGGTCCTTCTAAGTACGAGTCATTTTCGCAGTTTTGAAATAGGGACCTCATTTTAATCGGTTAaagttcaaaattcgatttgtTTTTGTTCTTTTACATTCTTAGACATCGGGACGCTGCACGCTATCCGACAGTATgcattagcgccacttgcaccatcccactaacccggggttaaccggttaaaccgttaacacagtgtcaaattgtactggtaaccatggtaactccaagtttaaccggttaaccccgggttagtgggatggtgcaagtggcccttgaGACATGTGAAGAGGTTAAATAGACTTACAATTATCAAAATGAattaaatttgacacttaaatGTTTTTTGCTAGAAGAAATAATTTCGTTGCCGCATTACTGCCGTGATTAGTATGTCCAATCCGTCActaattttatcaaggaaattgacatgaAAATAGgaaaattctaaaataaaatatggctGTGCGTGCCCGGATATCATGATattgaatttaaattttttgttaGGTTTAACAAAACAAAAGTAATTAATGTGCATACTTATAagcattttcatatttttagtttttgtgcaaaaattattacaaattttTAAGGTGCGtattagacctatgttcgtgatttttttctatctagCGAAAGTCAAGAAATCAGGTATAGAATCGATGAAGTTACACTAcagaaaggcctcaagattgctaattaaactTTTGACAACCTTATTGTGATCTATAAAAGCGTTAAGATTTTTCAAAAAGTGTGCCGGCTGAATCCACTGCACCTTAATCACTATATAGGCCAAGGGGCGATTTTCCAATAAGCTTTGTGAAATCCGCCCGAGTCATCGACAATTCAATCACTTCTTTCTTTGAGTTGAGCTTTGGAGTGATTTAATATTGGCTTCgtgtatatttaaaaataagatTCGAATTTGGATTTATATTCTATATAACAGTCATGTCAGCCATATTAGAAACAGGACAAAAATTCCAATTGCTAAGAAAACTTGTAGCAATCCATGTACCACAAAATAATAAAGGTCTACAGAAATAACTTCTTTAACGAGTATAACTTATCCTCCCCCAAATCACAAGAGATAACTCCATTTCATCTTCATCAGCAAACTTTGCCTATCAAAATAACCAAAAATCGATAACCAGTAAGCACTGATACGATACCAATGACCTGTCCAAATTGACTGATCTGCTTCAAAGTAACAAAGCACTAAGATTCATTGAACTTTCAACTTTATAAGTTTACATTAGAGTTGTCTTTTGTAATGATTAAGCACCGTTTGTTATGGTAGAAGCAACGGCAGTTTAATGTTGATtgaattttaaactttattgagtGGGAATTAAACTACTTTTGGTAACGCGTTATGGCAGAGATTTGATGTAACGTTCTGAATACATATATTGAAACGGTTCTGTTTGTGGACAAATATTGGATACTAGATCTTACTTACGCAGAAGGTGTTTGTTCGATTCCAAATCGTTACATATCGATTACATAGTGGATGTACAAGTTTAACAAACCACTAATAAATTACATAACCTGGCAGTAAAGTTAGAAATGTCtcagagagcctaccgcgaaccacgttcgacgtgttgccttctGATCACATGTAATTGTTGGTCGAGGCGAAACCGAGGTCGCAAACAAGTGATCTGAGgcttttttatttaggt
This genomic interval from Cydia splendana chromosome 4, ilCydSple1.2, whole genome shotgun sequence contains the following:
- the LOC134789572 gene encoding uncharacterized protein LOC134789572, with product MSFTDSHHLNDTTRFDATINTACLTDVQQLVAEFRLIREEMRTMNLNIQALHTRLTGMSSRMDSCDNRIDNLCSRVEALEAQNVHSNGHSSNSTEASLLETIAQLKNDLNDRDQDMLHNDIEISSVPEQMGENTIHIVTTLGQKLGVTLSEHDIVDATRVGRAPQLEEGVQGPPTRPRLLVVRLARRAVRDRLLQAARVRRGATTEGTGLPGPSCRFYINERLTPFNRRLFQRARQLKEHHGWRYVWTRDGRIYLRQRPGTDSPRHRIRTELDLARVFGSLDVRS